Proteins co-encoded in one Kribbella solani genomic window:
- a CDS encoding polysaccharide pyruvyl transferase family protein, with amino-acid sequence MKVGLYGRLGGGNIGNDAMLDTVLEYLRNEQPQAVLDFMCEGPEEITERYGVPAVQLHWMQSRKPARSRLAQKALTLLRIPPAALIDTWRTARWVRQHDVVMIPGAGVLEATLPERPWELPYSMLVMALSGQLFGVRTGLVCVGGSRVRERAIRVLLRTAARVVDYRSFRDEYSLGVGRETGVAAAQDKAYADLAFGLPVPSDPLPEPKSVGVGVMSYYGSPSDRGRADEIHARYVDQMKQFVRLLVESGRSVRLLIGDRLDEGVADSIVADARTYWTGPGEPPVSYQPFTSFEELMQRVASVQTVVALRYHCVVAGLTVGRPTLALSYGGKHDALMAQMGLADFVQDVKALEVERLVEQVAALEADEDTIVKTLGERSDDCRARLDEQFRDLTAALFSQGTRSRR; translated from the coding sequence ATGAAGGTCGGTCTGTACGGCCGCCTTGGTGGTGGCAACATCGGCAACGACGCGATGCTCGACACCGTCCTGGAGTACCTGCGCAACGAACAGCCGCAGGCGGTACTCGACTTCATGTGCGAGGGTCCGGAGGAGATCACCGAGCGGTACGGCGTACCGGCCGTCCAACTGCACTGGATGCAGTCACGCAAGCCCGCACGGTCCCGGCTGGCCCAGAAGGCCCTGACGCTGCTGCGCATCCCACCGGCCGCACTGATCGACACCTGGCGTACGGCGCGGTGGGTGCGGCAGCACGACGTGGTGATGATCCCCGGCGCCGGCGTACTAGAAGCGACGCTGCCGGAGCGACCGTGGGAGCTCCCGTACAGCATGCTGGTGATGGCGCTGTCCGGCCAGCTGTTCGGCGTCCGGACCGGCCTGGTCTGCGTAGGTGGTTCCCGTGTACGCGAACGCGCCATCCGCGTCCTACTGCGTACTGCAGCGCGCGTCGTCGACTACAGGTCGTTCCGCGACGAGTACTCACTCGGTGTCGGCCGTGAGACCGGTGTGGCTGCAGCACAGGACAAGGCGTACGCCGACCTGGCTTTCGGCCTGCCTGTGCCGTCGGACCCACTGCCTGAACCGAAATCGGTTGGAGTCGGCGTGATGTCCTACTACGGCTCGCCCAGCGACCGGGGCCGGGCGGACGAGATCCACGCCCGCTACGTCGACCAGATGAAGCAGTTCGTCCGGCTACTGGTCGAGTCCGGTCGCAGCGTACGGCTGCTGATCGGTGACCGGCTGGACGAGGGAGTTGCCGACAGCATCGTGGCGGACGCCAGGACGTACTGGACCGGGCCGGGCGAACCACCTGTGAGCTACCAGCCGTTCACGTCGTTCGAAGAGCTCATGCAGCGGGTCGCATCAGTGCAGACGGTCGTTGCCCTGCGCTACCACTGTGTAGTCGCCGGACTGACCGTTGGTCGTCCAACGCTTGCACTGAGCTACGGCGGCAAGCACGACGCACTGATGGCTCAAATGGGCCTCGCTGACTTCGTACAGGACGTCAAAGCCCTCGAGGTGGAGCGTCTGGTCGAGCAGGTTGCCGCACTCGAAGCCGACGAGGACACTATCGTCAAGACGCTTGGCGAACGGTCCGATGACTGCCGCGCGCGTCTCGACGAGCAGTTCAGGGACCTGACCGCCGCACTGTTCAGCCAGGGCACCAGGTCGCGGCGATGA
- a CDS encoding glycosyltransferase family 2 protein, with amino-acid sequence MTQPRLSIGLPVYNGADYLEQSLDAVLGQTFTDFELILSSNASTDRTDDICRAYAAKDRRITFYRQERNIGAAPHHDFVFRKSRGELFKWASGDDLWGRDLVARCVELLDQHPDAILAHTYTAAIDGDNKVIQALEYPLHTDASEPAERLRSMLFDGDLPGAIQADDFYGVMRADVLRAVKPHNSFYHADQVFMAEVALHGRFLQVPEWLYFRRHHDGRALQANPTISSWSRNLDPKRANKLVHPPVRLVAEYILGYFAAVRRAPLTAAQRSECNRQIRRWLTSRVTRRLPGQSKPAPIQYFGAVDALSVQALVAGSDGHR; translated from the coding sequence ATGACACAGCCGCGACTCAGCATCGGTCTGCCGGTCTACAACGGTGCGGACTACCTGGAACAGTCCCTGGACGCGGTACTCGGCCAGACGTTCACCGACTTCGAGCTGATCCTGTCCAGCAACGCGTCCACGGATCGCACCGACGATATCTGCCGTGCGTACGCGGCCAAGGACCGCCGGATCACGTTCTATCGGCAGGAACGCAACATCGGTGCAGCGCCGCACCACGACTTCGTGTTCCGGAAGAGCCGGGGCGAGCTGTTCAAGTGGGCGTCCGGTGACGACCTGTGGGGCCGTGACCTGGTAGCGCGCTGTGTGGAGCTGCTGGACCAGCACCCGGACGCGATCCTCGCGCACACCTACACAGCTGCGATCGACGGTGACAACAAGGTCATCCAGGCGCTGGAGTACCCGCTGCACACCGATGCGTCGGAGCCGGCCGAGAGGCTGCGCAGCATGCTGTTCGACGGTGACCTGCCCGGCGCGATCCAGGCGGACGACTTCTACGGCGTTATGCGTGCGGATGTACTGCGTGCGGTCAAGCCACACAACAGCTTCTACCACGCCGATCAGGTGTTCATGGCCGAGGTCGCGCTGCACGGCCGGTTCCTGCAGGTGCCGGAGTGGTTGTACTTCCGCCGGCACCACGACGGCCGCGCACTACAGGCCAACCCGACGATCAGCAGCTGGTCACGCAACCTGGACCCGAAGCGGGCCAACAAGCTGGTGCATCCGCCGGTGCGGCTGGTTGCGGAGTACATCCTCGGCTACTTCGCCGCCGTACGGCGTGCTCCGCTGACAGCGGCGCAGCGGAGCGAGTGCAACCGGCAGATCCGCCGCTGGCTGACCAGTCGGGTCACTCGCCGGTTGCCGGGTCAGTCCAAGCCGGCACCGATCCAGTACTTCGGTGCAGTGGACGCCCTGTCCGTACAGGCGCTGGTAGCCGGATCGGACGGCCACCGATGA
- a CDS encoding phosphatase PAP2 family protein: protein MTWVQLLAVASSVAFLVLAVIASAGQVDALDQDLRQVFRPDDVWGPWQLVFGNVVDGAAPRVSLAVLAVSGALAAVLRTSWRPLVYVAALALTGALVTQVAKALIGRADPHGDVGTLSGSFPSGHMVILLVCLGGVLLVWRQHPPVWAWALVALAGLTMGFSLLLLSMHWFTDVAGGALLAVPLLVVAASPRFVGPVHRTGRTTPASVGSPT, encoded by the coding sequence GTGACGTGGGTCCAGCTGCTGGCAGTGGCCAGTTCGGTGGCCTTCCTGGTGCTTGCCGTGATCGCCTCGGCCGGCCAGGTCGATGCGCTCGACCAGGACCTCCGGCAGGTGTTCCGCCCGGATGACGTGTGGGGACCGTGGCAGCTGGTCTTCGGCAACGTGGTCGACGGCGCGGCGCCACGTGTCTCCCTGGCCGTGCTCGCGGTGTCCGGTGCGCTGGCCGCTGTACTAAGAACTAGCTGGCGGCCACTGGTGTACGTAGCTGCTCTCGCACTGACCGGCGCACTGGTGACACAGGTAGCCAAGGCACTCATTGGACGAGCTGATCCGCACGGTGACGTCGGAACGCTGAGTGGATCGTTCCCGTCCGGTCACATGGTGATTCTGCTGGTCTGTCTGGGCGGTGTGCTGCTGGTGTGGCGCCAGCACCCGCCGGTCTGGGCCTGGGCGCTCGTCGCACTGGCCGGACTGACGATGGGCTTCTCGCTGCTGTTGCTGTCGATGCACTGGTTCACGGACGTCGCGGGCGGTGCGTTGCTCGCCGTACCGCTCCTCGTTGTCGCTGCCTCGCCTCGCTTCGTCGGTCCGGTGCACCGGACCGGCCGTACCACGCCAGCCTCAGTTGGGAGTCCAACATGA
- a CDS encoding glutamate-1-semialdehyde 2,1-aminomutase, which yields MTNAHLTNADVTKADVTKADVTKADVTKADVTKADVTKAHLTKSFEKSVAANKRLHDVIPGGAHTYAKGDDQYPEDLAPVIDRGDGAHVWDVDGNEYIEYGAGLRAVSLGHRYPKVLEAVRRELDRGSNFVRPSIVELEAAERFLTAVPTAEMVKFAKNGSDATTAAVKLARAVTGRRLVALCSDQAFFSIDDWFIARTPMAAGIPAEISGLTVGFPYGDLTAAEELFQRHDGEIACLILEAATQHDPPAGYLAGLRDLAHRYGALLIFDEMISGFRFSASGAQGLYGVTPDLSTFGKALGNGFAVSALAGKREYLERGGLRDSRERVFLLSTTHGAETHSLAAAIAVMDVYAEEGIAERLHVIGDKLAAGVRAVAAAAGVQDHVVVRGRASNLVFATLDEQLAPSQPYRTLFLRELILGGVIGPSFVVSSALTDADIDRTVEVVGNACKVYRQALDAQDVAAFLQGRPVKPVFRTYV from the coding sequence ATGACCAACGCTCACCTGACCAACGCTGACGTGACCAAGGCTGACGTGACCAAGGCTGACGTGACCAAGGCTGACGTGACCAAGGCTGACGTGACCAAGGCTGACGTGACCAAGGCTCACCTGACCAAGTCCTTCGAGAAGTCCGTCGCCGCCAACAAGCGGCTGCACGACGTGATCCCCGGCGGCGCGCACACGTACGCCAAGGGCGACGACCAGTACCCCGAGGACCTGGCGCCGGTGATCGACCGGGGCGACGGCGCGCATGTGTGGGACGTGGACGGCAACGAGTACATCGAGTACGGCGCCGGGCTGCGCGCGGTCAGTCTCGGCCACCGGTACCCGAAGGTACTGGAGGCGGTGCGGCGCGAGCTGGACCGTGGCAGCAACTTCGTCCGGCCCAGCATCGTCGAACTGGAGGCGGCCGAGCGGTTCCTCACGGCGGTGCCGACCGCGGAGATGGTGAAGTTCGCCAAGAACGGCTCGGACGCGACCACGGCCGCGGTCAAGCTGGCCCGCGCGGTCACCGGCCGGCGGCTGGTCGCGCTCTGCAGCGACCAGGCGTTCTTCTCGATCGACGACTGGTTCATCGCCCGGACCCCGATGGCGGCCGGCATCCCGGCCGAGATCAGCGGCCTCACCGTCGGCTTCCCGTACGGCGACCTGACCGCCGCCGAGGAGCTGTTCCAGCGCCACGACGGCGAGATCGCCTGCCTGATTCTGGAAGCGGCCACCCAGCACGACCCGCCGGCCGGCTACCTGGCGGGCCTGCGCGACCTGGCGCACCGGTACGGCGCGCTGCTGATCTTCGACGAGATGATCAGCGGTTTCCGCTTCTCCGCCTCCGGCGCCCAGGGCCTGTACGGCGTGACGCCCGACCTCTCCACCTTCGGCAAGGCGCTCGGCAACGGCTTCGCGGTGTCAGCGCTGGCGGGCAAACGTGAGTACCTGGAACGCGGCGGTCTGCGTGACAGCCGGGAGCGGGTGTTCCTGCTGTCCACCACGCACGGCGCCGAGACGCACTCGCTCGCGGCGGCGATCGCGGTGATGGACGTCTATGCCGAGGAGGGCATCGCGGAACGTCTGCATGTCATCGGCGACAAACTCGCGGCTGGTGTACGCGCGGTCGCGGCTGCTGCCGGAGTGCAGGACCACGTGGTCGTACGCGGACGAGCCAGCAACCTGGTGTTCGCGACGCTGGACGAGCAGCTCGCACCGTCGCAGCCGTACCGAACGCTGTTCCTCCGCGAACTGATCCTCGGCGGCGTCATCGGTCCGTCCTTCGTGGTCAGCAGCGCGCTGACTGACGCCGACATCGATCGAACGGTCGAAGTGGTCGGCAACGCCTGCAAGGTCTACCGGCAGGCACTGGACGCGCAGGACGTGGCTGCGTTCCTGCAGGGCCGCCCGGTCAAGCCGGTGTTCCGTACGTACGTCTGA
- a CDS encoding dTDP-4-dehydrorhamnose 3,5-epimerase family protein, which translates to MEVVEVPGIAGALLFRPTPHRDERGFFSRTFDRDVVAKAGLDPDAFVQDSISRSRQGVVRGMHTRSGQGEAKLVRCSYGAVFDVVVDLRPASPTYRNRETFELTGDNQVTVYVPAGCAHGFQALTDPADVSYRIDRAHDPSEDVAIRFDDPDLDIPWPLPITLMSERDKAASTFALATARLT; encoded by the coding sequence ATGGAGGTCGTAGAGGTACCTGGGATCGCCGGTGCGCTGCTGTTCCGCCCGACGCCGCACCGGGACGAGCGCGGGTTCTTCTCGCGTACGTTCGACCGGGACGTGGTCGCCAAGGCAGGACTCGACCCGGATGCGTTCGTGCAGGACAGCATCTCCAGGTCCCGGCAGGGCGTCGTTCGTGGCATGCACACCCGGTCCGGCCAGGGCGAGGCAAAGCTGGTCCGCTGCTCGTACGGCGCGGTGTTCGACGTAGTCGTCGACCTGCGCCCCGCATCGCCGACGTACCGGAACCGGGAGACGTTCGAGCTGACTGGTGACAACCAGGTGACGGTGTACGTGCCGGCTGGCTGTGCACACGGGTTCCAGGCGCTCACCGACCCGGCTGACGTCTCGTACCGGATCGACCGTGCGCACGACCCGTCCGAGGACGTGGCGATCCGGTTCGACGACCCCGACCTGGACATCCCGTGGCCGCTCCCGATCACGCTGATGTCGGAGCGGGACAAGGCGGCCTCCACGTTCGCTCTGGCAACCGCGAGGCTCACATGA
- a CDS encoding methyltransferase C-terminal domain-containing protein, whose amino-acid sequence MSFNCRGCSGENVVLVVDLGAQPCADYFPAAETPGPDPRWPLELWLCRDCTLVQLGPVEAQLPEEPLAVESATSLAHAEASVKEILRDYPELAGKVVCEFASHHGGSWLGHLSAAGSQLAAVGQQADLVIDVHGIVHEPQYGDMLKLRAERLAPGGLLVMEFHHLLPLFIGNQFDTIRHGHWAYVSLRALRNVAALHGLAVESVKQVEMYGGSLMVMLRHTADAEPDASVDVVLADEDAAGIADEVQLGSLQEAAWHAADALHAELTRHKDAGRTVLAYGAPSKAPVLLDLSKVTTDLLPFTVDIAPGKHGRRIPGGCMVPIRPVADLTAAQPDVVLVLTWDIADEVVAQLEADGGWGATYLVPLPEPHERGF is encoded by the coding sequence GTGAGCTTCAACTGTCGTGGCTGTTCGGGGGAGAACGTCGTACTGGTCGTTGACCTGGGTGCGCAGCCGTGTGCCGACTACTTCCCGGCAGCCGAGACCCCAGGACCCGATCCGCGCTGGCCGTTGGAGCTGTGGCTGTGCCGCGACTGCACTCTGGTCCAGCTAGGTCCGGTAGAAGCCCAGCTGCCGGAAGAACCGCTGGCAGTCGAGTCCGCGACCAGCCTCGCCCACGCTGAGGCTTCGGTGAAGGAGATCCTCCGCGACTACCCGGAGCTCGCCGGCAAGGTGGTCTGCGAGTTCGCCAGCCACCACGGCGGCTCCTGGCTCGGCCACCTGTCCGCTGCCGGCTCACAGCTGGCCGCAGTAGGTCAGCAGGCCGACCTGGTCATAGACGTACACGGCATAGTGCACGAGCCCCAGTACGGCGACATGCTGAAGCTCAGGGCGGAACGACTGGCGCCAGGCGGTCTACTGGTGATGGAGTTCCACCACCTGCTCCCGCTGTTCATCGGCAACCAATTCGACACGATCCGGCACGGGCACTGGGCGTACGTCTCGCTGCGCGCACTGCGCAACGTCGCGGCGCTGCACGGCCTGGCCGTCGAGTCAGTCAAGCAGGTGGAGATGTACGGCGGCAGCTTGATGGTGATGCTCCGCCACACCGCCGATGCCGAACCAGACGCATCTGTCGACGTAGTACTCGCTGACGAAGACGCAGCAGGCATCGCCGACGAGGTACAGCTAGGCAGTCTCCAGGAAGCCGCCTGGCACGCCGCTGACGCGCTGCACGCCGAGCTGACCCGCCACAAGGACGCCGGCCGCACAGTGCTCGCGTACGGAGCTCCCTCCAAGGCACCCGTACTACTGGACCTCAGCAAGGTCACAACCGACCTGCTGCCGTTCACTGTAGACATAGCCCCGGGTAAGCACGGACGCCGTATCCCCGGCGGCTGCATGGTCCCGATCCGGCCAGTAGCGGACCTGACAGCTGCACAACCGGATGTCGTGCTCGTACTCACCTGGGACATCGCCGACGAGGTAGTTGCCCAGCTGGAAGCGGACGGCGGCTGGGGAGCCACGTACTTGGTCCCACTGCCCGAGCCACACGAGCGGGGGTTCTGA
- a CDS encoding PIG-L deacetylase family protein: protein MLPFQLGLIDGPVHLVALGAHPDDIEIGCGGTLLKLAESVPELTAEFVIATGTPLRLDEARRAAELFLPDCEVTVTSAELPDGRLPAYWNQTKELLEATARGSRRPDLVLAPSRTDAHQDHRLIAELAPTVWRDHLVLHYEIPKWDGDLSRPFLYVELTEEQLRDKIALLHKAYPSQVPHDWFDEEVFAGLARMRGMECRARYAEAFTTAKATLTW from the coding sequence ATGTTGCCGTTTCAGCTCGGCCTGATCGACGGGCCCGTTCATCTGGTCGCGCTCGGCGCGCATCCGGACGACATCGAGATCGGTTGCGGCGGCACGCTGCTGAAGCTGGCCGAGTCCGTACCGGAGTTGACCGCCGAGTTCGTGATCGCGACCGGTACTCCGTTGCGGCTTGACGAGGCCCGCCGGGCAGCCGAGTTGTTCCTGCCGGACTGCGAGGTGACGGTGACCTCGGCCGAGCTCCCGGACGGACGCCTGCCGGCGTACTGGAACCAGACCAAGGAGTTGCTGGAGGCAACCGCCCGCGGAAGCCGCCGCCCCGACCTGGTACTCGCGCCGAGCCGCACCGACGCGCATCAGGACCACCGGCTGATCGCCGAACTGGCACCGACGGTGTGGCGGGACCACCTGGTCCTGCACTACGAGATCCCCAAGTGGGACGGCGACCTCAGCCGCCCGTTCCTGTACGTCGAACTGACCGAGGAGCAGTTGCGGGACAAGATCGCACTGCTGCACAAGGCGTACCCGTCGCAGGTCCCGCACGACTGGTTCGACGAAGAGGTGTTCGCCGGGCTGGCCAGGATGCGCGGCATGGAGTGCCGGGCACGGTACGCCGAGGCGTTCACCACCGCCAAAGCAACGCTGACATGGTGA
- a CDS encoding glucose-1-phosphate cytidylyltransferase → MKVVIFCGGYGLRMRSGVDSAPKPMMTIGDRPVLWHVMRYYAHFGHTEFILCLGFGGSAVKEYFLRYEETVSNDFVMTKGGQRIELLDSDISEWKITFVDTGIDTSIGERLRRVRPYLEDDDAFLANYGDVLTDAPMDRIVDHVMTSDITASLLAVPPQASFHVVEFGTDSRVTGLRSAADLNVWINGGYFVIKKDIFDVLHEDEDLVGDAFPRLSAMGKLEAIPHHGFWAPMDTLKERSQLEDLYRSGKKPWALWSHDNRHRGDPPDNHHQVADSPHHDNRIVNKTPESDGPVVVAI, encoded by the coding sequence ATGAAGGTCGTGATCTTCTGCGGGGGGTACGGGCTGCGGATGCGCAGCGGGGTGGACTCCGCGCCGAAACCGATGATGACGATCGGCGACCGGCCGGTCCTGTGGCACGTGATGCGGTACTACGCGCACTTCGGCCACACCGAGTTCATCCTCTGCCTGGGCTTCGGCGGCTCCGCGGTGAAGGAGTACTTCCTGCGCTACGAGGAAACGGTGTCGAACGACTTCGTGATGACGAAGGGCGGGCAGCGGATCGAACTGCTCGACTCCGACATCAGCGAGTGGAAGATCACCTTCGTCGACACCGGGATCGACACCAGCATCGGTGAGCGGTTGCGCCGGGTCCGGCCGTATCTGGAGGACGACGACGCGTTCCTGGCGAACTACGGCGACGTACTGACCGACGCGCCGATGGATCGGATTGTCGACCATGTGATGACCAGTGACATCACCGCCAGTCTGCTCGCGGTGCCGCCGCAGGCGTCGTTCCACGTGGTCGAGTTCGGGACCGATTCGCGGGTCACCGGGCTGCGGTCGGCGGCGGACCTGAACGTGTGGATCAACGGCGGTTACTTCGTGATCAAGAAGGACATCTTCGACGTACTGCACGAGGACGAGGACCTGGTCGGCGACGCGTTCCCGCGGTTGTCGGCGATGGGAAAGCTGGAGGCGATCCCGCACCACGGGTTCTGGGCGCCGATGGACACGCTGAAGGAACGCAGCCAGCTGGAGGACCTGTACCGGTCCGGCAAGAAGCCGTGGGCACTGTGGAGCCATGACAACCGGCATCGCGGCGATCCGCCGGACAATCACCATCAGGTTGCCGACAGTCCGCACCACGACAATCGGATTGTCAACAAAACGCCGGAGTCGGATGGTCCCGTGGTGGTGGCGATCTGA
- a CDS encoding class I SAM-dependent methyltransferase, protein MAEGTAPATDVRLADAPVTDVSATDVPVADVAEAEVVDVVDVVDSVGCRLCGAVLTRTFVDLGMSPPCESYLRADQLDSGETFYPLHVRICDNCLLVQLPAYVAADDVFSDYLYFSSYSTSWVEHARRFVVDMQERLDLGAESLIVEAASNDGYLLQHATALGIPVLGIEPAANIAEIANHKGIRTESYFLGEATGTDAASRHGKADLVVGNNVFAHVPDIVDFAKGLRALVKDDGLVSLEFPHLLRLIENRQYDTIYHEHYSYLTLKTAGLALEKAGLQIVDVQELQSHGGSLRVFSTPIETAGAPTEIVGKVLQDEADAGLHSVEGHAGFAAEVFAIKAELVTFLVEAARSGKSVAGYGAPGKGNTLLNHCGIREDLLPYTVDRSPHKHGMYLPGTHIPIFAPERLAETRPDYIVILPWNLRAEIVHQLGYAREWGAKFVVPIPRLEVI, encoded by the coding sequence ATGGCCGAAGGAACTGCACCGGCGACCGATGTGCGCCTGGCGGATGCACCGGTGACCGATGTGTCAGCGACCGATGTGCCCGTGGCGGATGTGGCGGAGGCCGAGGTGGTGGATGTGGTGGATGTGGTGGATTCGGTTGGTTGCCGGCTTTGTGGTGCGGTGTTGACGCGGACGTTTGTCGACCTGGGCATGTCGCCGCCGTGCGAGAGCTATCTGCGAGCCGACCAGCTGGACTCCGGCGAGACGTTCTACCCGCTGCACGTCCGGATCTGTGACAACTGCCTGCTCGTCCAGCTCCCCGCGTACGTCGCGGCGGACGACGTGTTCAGCGACTACCTGTACTTCTCCTCCTACTCGACCAGCTGGGTAGAGCACGCCCGCCGGTTCGTCGTGGACATGCAGGAGCGGCTGGACCTGGGCGCGGAGAGCCTGATCGTCGAGGCCGCGAGCAACGACGGGTACTTGTTGCAGCACGCAACCGCCCTCGGCATCCCGGTACTCGGGATCGAGCCGGCCGCGAACATCGCCGAAATCGCCAACCACAAGGGCATCCGGACCGAGAGCTACTTCCTCGGCGAGGCGACCGGTACGGACGCGGCGAGCCGGCACGGCAAGGCGGACCTTGTCGTCGGCAACAATGTGTTCGCGCACGTCCCGGACATCGTCGACTTCGCGAAGGGCCTGCGGGCGCTGGTGAAGGACGACGGCCTGGTGTCACTGGAGTTCCCGCACCTGCTGCGGCTGATCGAGAACCGCCAGTACGACACGATCTACCACGAGCACTACTCGTACCTGACGCTGAAGACGGCCGGGCTGGCGCTGGAGAAGGCCGGATTGCAGATTGTCGACGTTCAGGAACTGCAGAGCCACGGTGGATCGTTGCGGGTCTTCAGTACGCCGATCGAGACCGCCGGCGCGCCGACCGAGATTGTCGGCAAAGTGCTGCAGGACGAGGCGGACGCCGGCCTGCACTCGGTCGAGGGCCACGCCGGTTTCGCCGCGGAGGTCTTCGCGATCAAGGCGGAGCTGGTCACCTTCCTGGTCGAGGCGGCCCGGTCCGGCAAGTCGGTCGCCGGATACGGCGCGCCCGGGAAGGGCAACACGCTGCTGAACCACTGCGGCATCCGCGAGGACCTGCTGCCGTACACGGTGGATCGCAGCCCGCACAAGCACGGGATGTACCTGCCCGGTACGCACATCCCGATCTTCGCGCCGGAGCGGCTGGCCGAGACGCGGCCCGACTACATCGTGATCCTGCCGTGGAACCTGCGCGCGGAGATCGTCCATCAGCTCGGGTACGCCCGGGAGTGGGGCGCGAAGTTCGTGGTCCCGATCCCACGCCTCGAAGTGATCTGA